One Solidesulfovibrio fructosivorans JJ] genomic window carries:
- a CDS encoding MarR family winged helix-turn-helix transcriptional regulator codes for MDDAFYFDMDNAVGYAIGHAAARLKMGLRRRFVAAGCDVTPEQWVVLYRLFETQGLTQCGLGERSVKDKTTITRILDRLEAKKLLVRRRDSRDRRSQRIFLTPAGEALVQNLVPLVRRYAAEVFVDVTEDEERGLKAALGRIEA; via the coding sequence TGGGCTACGCCATCGGCCATGCCGCCGCCAGGCTCAAGATGGGGCTTCGGCGGCGGTTTGTGGCCGCCGGCTGCGACGTGACCCCGGAGCAGTGGGTGGTGCTCTACCGCCTGTTCGAGACCCAGGGGCTGACCCAGTGCGGCCTGGGCGAACGCTCGGTCAAGGACAAGACCACCATCACCCGCATCCTGGACCGCCTGGAGGCGAAAAAGCTGCTCGTGCGCCGCCGCGACAGCCGGGACCGCCGCAGCCAGCGCATTTTTCTGACCCCGGCCGGCGAGGCGCTGGTGCAAAACCTCGTGCCGCTGGTGCGGCGTTACGCCGCCGAGGTCTTCGTCGATGTGACGGAAGACGAGGAGCGGGGCCTCAAGGCCGCCCTCGGCCGCATCGAGGCGC